A genomic stretch from Telmatocola sphagniphila includes:
- a CDS encoding DUF2149 domain-containing protein, with the protein MRKKRKWELEEDDPAAGLLNLFDVWLVFAVAVLLATWTVTRNSEASGTPVKNPGEPDMEIVTQQGKEVETLRMTNNQLTGEGERLGTAYRLKSGKVVYVPEKKK; encoded by the coding sequence ATGCGTAAAAAACGAAAGTGGGAACTGGAAGAAGACGATCCGGCAGCGGGACTTCTGAATCTATTCGATGTCTGGCTGGTCTTCGCCGTGGCGGTGCTGTTAGCTACCTGGACGGTGACTCGGAATTCGGAAGCCTCCGGCACGCCTGTGAAGAATCCTGGTGAGCCCGATATGGAGATCGTAACCCAACAGGGGAAAGAAGTGGAAACGTTGCGAATGACGAACAACCAGCTTACCGGTGAAGGGGAACGCCTCGGTACGGCTTATCGGCTCAAATCGGGCAAAGTGGTCTACGTTCCGGAAAAGAAGAAGTAA
- a CDS encoding cobaltochelatase subunit CobN, protein MKSILSFLPLLTSLLLSSSAVYAGENLLVIGGWDYGETMFDRAATSLGMNAKFVTTEDTDQVTTNQLSTTDVIFLLNLKPDGAAKLKERVTEAKKNRPGLIVLSLSQRDTQKSFEQAGLLHKDPEIYKYWKYNGLENTKRLLAYVRNKYLKGKDEILPPVIVPDFGVYHPAASDLFSDVPAYLQWAGKSSHFQLGNPRVALLVQQGFLMTGDTKVYEALVNSLEKRGVNVAVLFGGSSTGKQQELLEAWKPDLIIDDHHASTALKTGAEQLDIPIIKNVMLLRSTVAEWDSSIQGMLPADVGLHFLTQEVHGIIDPVVTGAMKANVGGFKLHEPIPDRVERLTGRVMSWLNLRKKPNAEKKIAIIYYNKYLGKSDVGRGSATGAFLDGPESLFRVLKAMKARGYTFTKFPKDTLELLEWMKRDGHNVGTWAGGDLAELIRVGKPVLWPVTEYSKWFATLSNANQGVVTKAYGPAPGAQMTTADRKSIVLPRIDLGNVILLPQPARGPENDEKLLHAKDVPPPHQYLACYWWLQKEFKADAVMHFGTHGTELLLPGKANGLSGDSFSDICLGNLPNIYPWIIDNIAEAIMAKRRAYAVTVDHLTPPLESTGLTPELQNLHNDIDKFAALEEGLLKQKYRKTISEASRKAAFSRQSGELSDKEIEQIAFQLHQIELSVTAVKLHTLGQEPEAKHLIPFLTSMLGQQYLDDLGKVLPVPAEVAKEPEHIPLWVRPQLEAMVKSIVADGYAPEDVLKLAGAKIPPGDPKRIVETLRRVVEFREQFKQSGKEVENILRALEGTFVSPGPGSDPVRNPSAIPTGRNLYALNPEELPTKQAWEVGVQLVEQLLKDRPNLRKVALDLNGHETIRDYGVTESQALFLMGVRPVWDHNNLAVNVEIIPRDELKRPRIDVFLALGGSMRDTFTSRVKLIDKAIRLVSELNEPDNFVRTGTQEKAAELTKRGIAPDKVKLYAPARLFGAKPGSHGTNILYLVPKTGAWDDRKEIAEIYKQNMSYAFTGDAWGESVPGLYDDAMKGTELILRTWTSNMTGPLTNHHVYEYAGGLSLAIESTTGKQPKLLFNDVRGNPKVRDFDEVLTTEAYVTMLNPKWIKGMMENGYSGAGMMVEVVRNTSGWEATRKGAVSQELWKEIHAVYAKDKHGLHLKDWMDKENPFARQEILATLLEAARKGDWKADEATRHELALEYAQSVAKHGDSAGLATGGNLKLQTEVSTLLNAPNEAPIKTAYQTAIAKSTQPPNDVAGASAAPSENNASVSGNEMAETNAAPVSVNPSWLRLSVGGVVILLILAGAMRRSRETCNG, encoded by the coding sequence GTGAAATCTATACTCTCCTTTCTGCCCCTGCTCACCAGTTTACTCCTTTCCTCAAGCGCGGTCTATGCCGGTGAAAACCTGTTGGTGATTGGCGGTTGGGATTACGGCGAAACGATGTTTGATCGGGCCGCCACCAGTTTAGGGATGAATGCGAAATTCGTTACTACGGAAGATACGGATCAGGTGACAACCAATCAGCTTTCCACGACCGACGTTATTTTTCTGCTGAACCTCAAGCCGGATGGGGCCGCGAAATTGAAGGAACGGGTTACCGAAGCCAAGAAGAACAGACCGGGGCTTATTGTACTCTCTCTGTCACAGCGCGATACGCAGAAGAGTTTTGAACAAGCCGGTCTGCTGCATAAGGATCCGGAAATCTATAAGTACTGGAAATATAACGGACTTGAAAATACTAAAAGGCTCCTGGCTTACGTCCGCAACAAATACCTGAAAGGCAAAGATGAGATTCTTCCTCCCGTGATCGTGCCCGATTTCGGAGTCTACCACCCGGCCGCTTCCGATCTTTTCTCCGATGTACCGGCTTACCTCCAATGGGCCGGGAAATCGTCGCACTTCCAACTCGGCAATCCTCGGGTGGCACTTCTGGTTCAACAAGGCTTCCTGATGACCGGCGACACGAAAGTCTACGAAGCCCTGGTGAATAGTCTCGAGAAACGGGGAGTAAACGTGGCTGTGCTCTTCGGCGGATCCTCTACCGGAAAACAACAAGAATTGCTGGAGGCCTGGAAACCGGACCTTATCATCGACGATCACCACGCGTCGACTGCTTTAAAAACCGGAGCGGAACAACTCGACATCCCGATAATCAAGAATGTGATGTTGCTTCGCTCGACCGTGGCCGAATGGGATTCCTCAATTCAGGGAATGCTACCGGCTGATGTGGGCCTGCATTTTCTCACTCAGGAAGTGCACGGAATTATCGATCCGGTAGTTACCGGAGCTATGAAGGCGAACGTCGGCGGTTTCAAATTACACGAACCCATTCCCGATCGTGTGGAGCGGTTAACCGGGCGTGTTATGTCCTGGTTGAATCTTCGGAAGAAGCCGAATGCCGAAAAGAAAATCGCCATCATCTATTACAACAAATATCTCGGCAAATCCGATGTCGGTCGCGGTAGCGCCACCGGCGCGTTCCTGGACGGACCGGAAAGTCTTTTCCGCGTTCTAAAGGCCATGAAAGCTCGCGGCTATACTTTCACGAAATTTCCCAAAGACACCCTGGAGCTTCTGGAATGGATGAAACGAGATGGCCACAATGTCGGAACCTGGGCCGGAGGAGATCTAGCCGAGTTGATTCGAGTCGGCAAACCGGTACTCTGGCCAGTTACAGAATATTCCAAATGGTTTGCCACGCTGAGTAATGCAAATCAGGGTGTAGTCACCAAGGCCTATGGACCGGCACCCGGCGCTCAAATGACAACCGCTGACCGGAAATCGATCGTGCTTCCGCGCATCGATTTAGGCAACGTGATTCTTCTGCCACAGCCCGCTCGTGGCCCGGAGAACGATGAAAAATTACTGCACGCCAAGGATGTCCCTCCACCGCACCAATACCTCGCCTGCTACTGGTGGCTTCAGAAAGAATTTAAGGCCGACGCCGTGATGCACTTTGGAACGCACGGCACTGAACTGTTGTTGCCAGGTAAAGCTAATGGCCTCTCCGGTGATAGTTTCAGCGACATCTGTCTCGGTAACCTGCCCAATATATACCCCTGGATCATCGATAATATCGCCGAGGCTATCATGGCCAAACGACGGGCCTACGCCGTCACGGTCGATCATCTGACCCCGCCTCTGGAATCCACGGGGCTGACACCGGAATTACAAAATCTCCACAACGATATCGATAAATTCGCCGCATTGGAAGAAGGGCTTTTGAAGCAGAAGTATCGAAAGACCATTTCCGAGGCGTCCCGCAAAGCGGCGTTCTCGCGTCAATCGGGGGAACTCTCCGACAAAGAAATCGAACAGATTGCCTTTCAATTGCATCAGATAGAACTTTCGGTTACTGCTGTGAAATTGCACACGCTCGGCCAGGAGCCAGAAGCCAAACATCTGATTCCGTTTCTGACCAGCATGCTGGGACAGCAGTACCTGGACGATCTGGGGAAGGTACTGCCCGTGCCTGCCGAGGTCGCAAAAGAACCAGAACATATCCCCCTATGGGTTCGACCCCAATTGGAAGCGATGGTTAAGTCGATCGTCGCCGATGGATACGCCCCCGAAGATGTATTGAAATTAGCTGGAGCCAAAATTCCCCCCGGCGATCCCAAGCGAATTGTCGAAACGTTGCGGCGAGTCGTTGAGTTCCGAGAACAATTCAAGCAGAGCGGCAAAGAAGTCGAAAACATCCTGAGAGCACTCGAAGGAACGTTCGTTTCCCCAGGTCCCGGATCCGATCCAGTCCGTAATCCGAGCGCGATCCCGACCGGTCGCAACCTCTACGCCCTGAACCCCGAGGAATTGCCGACGAAACAGGCCTGGGAAGTCGGCGTTCAACTTGTCGAACAATTATTGAAAGACCGTCCCAACCTTCGCAAGGTCGCTCTCGATCTCAACGGCCATGAAACCATTCGCGATTACGGCGTCACCGAATCGCAAGCTTTATTTCTGATGGGAGTTCGGCCTGTCTGGGATCACAACAATCTCGCAGTGAATGTCGAAATCATCCCGAGGGATGAACTCAAGCGCCCGCGCATCGATGTCTTCCTGGCACTCGGCGGCAGCATGCGAGACACCTTCACCTCCCGAGTAAAACTGATCGATAAGGCGATTCGTTTAGTATCTGAACTAAACGAACCGGACAATTTTGTTCGAACGGGCACTCAGGAAAAGGCCGCCGAGTTAACCAAACGAGGTATCGCTCCCGATAAAGTGAAACTTTATGCTCCCGCCCGCTTGTTCGGAGCCAAACCGGGATCTCATGGGACGAATATTCTCTATCTGGTTCCCAAGACCGGCGCCTGGGACGATCGCAAGGAAATCGCTGAGATTTATAAACAGAACATGTCCTACGCCTTCACTGGCGATGCCTGGGGCGAAAGTGTTCCCGGTCTGTACGATGACGCCATGAAAGGAACGGAACTCATACTACGCACCTGGACTTCGAATATGACAGGACCGTTGACCAACCACCATGTGTACGAGTACGCCGGAGGATTGAGTCTGGCGATCGAATCCACCACGGGTAAACAACCCAAACTTCTCTTTAATGATGTTCGTGGCAATCCCAAAGTCCGCGACTTCGATGAAGTGCTGACCACGGAAGCGTACGTCACTATGCTCAATCCTAAATGGATCAAGGGTATGATGGAAAACGGCTACTCCGGCGCTGGGATGATGGTGGAGGTGGTTCGAAATACCTCCGGTTGGGAAGCCACCCGTAAAGGAGCCGTGTCGCAAGAACTTTGGAAAGAAATTCATGCTGTTTATGCCAAAGACAAACATGGGCTTCATTTGAAGGACTGGATGGATAAAGAGAATCCTTTCGCTCGGCAGGAAATTCTGGCCACGCTGCTGGAAGCCGCCCGGAAAGGGGATTGGAAAGCGGACGAGGCTACCCGACATGAACTCGCTCTGGAATATGCTCAAAGCGTAGCTAAACATGGCGATAGTGCCGGACTGGCTACCGGAGGTAATCTGAAATTGCAAACCGAGGTCAGCACCCTTCTGAATGCTCCGAATGAAGCCCCTATCAAAACGGCTTACCAGACGGCTATCGCGAAATCGACCCAGCCTCCAAATGATGTCGCCGGCGCCAGCGCAGCCCCTTCGGAAAATAATGCCAGCGTGAGCGGTAATGAAATGGCTGAAACGAATGCGGCTCCTGTAAGCGTTAACCCGAGTTGGTTGAGACTCAGTGTCGGCGGAGTGGTTATCCTCTTGATTCTGGCGGGTGCTATGCGACGCTCGAGGGAAACCTGTAATGGATAA
- a CDS encoding DUF1501 domain-containing protein, producing the protein MNWNSKGDPTRRGALRSMIAGSMLMPGIVARLLAEEGNSSSVDPLAPKPGHFPAKAKRVIFLYMSGGVSHIDTWDPKPKLFADATKTIPVNEFQGRKGDFKMFLKRPNWDFKRHGKSGTEVSQLFPQMAECVDDLCVIRSMKSDHTNHYEATLGMHTGSFTFARPSMGSWISYGLGTVNRNLPSFIVIAPQSPYAGGQVWGSDFLPGSHQGTLVVPGAEPVANIKRRTLSAPLQEMELRLLAQMNQRHLDSHPKDPLLEARMRSFETAFGMQSEMPEVFDFSKESDATLKLYGLERGSTKGFAWQCLTARRLIERGVRFVELIDVGSSNNWDAHGDMMTHVPLAKNVDGAIAGLLKDLKQRGLLQDTLVVWTTEFGRTPFNSAADAKGREHHHWVFSSWLAGAGVKPGITFGESDEYGINVAKDPVHVHDFHATILHLMGLDHEKLTYRNSGRDYRLTDIHGRVVKEILA; encoded by the coding sequence ATGAACTGGAATTCAAAAGGTGATCCTACCCGTCGCGGCGCGTTACGCTCGATGATCGCCGGATCGATGTTGATGCCCGGCATTGTCGCTCGACTGCTAGCGGAAGAGGGAAATTCCTCCTCCGTGGATCCTCTGGCTCCGAAACCGGGCCATTTTCCTGCCAAAGCGAAAAGAGTCATCTTCCTCTATATGAGCGGCGGTGTATCGCATATCGATACCTGGGATCCCAAACCCAAGCTCTTCGCCGATGCTACCAAAACAATTCCGGTGAATGAATTTCAGGGCCGTAAAGGGGATTTTAAAATGTTCCTGAAACGTCCGAATTGGGATTTCAAGAGGCACGGTAAAAGCGGTACCGAAGTCAGCCAGCTCTTCCCCCAGATGGCTGAGTGCGTGGACGATTTATGCGTGATCCGTTCCATGAAGTCGGATCACACCAATCACTACGAAGCGACACTGGGCATGCACACCGGTTCCTTCACATTCGCCAGACCCAGCATGGGATCCTGGATCAGCTATGGACTTGGGACGGTAAATCGCAATCTTCCTTCGTTCATAGTCATTGCGCCGCAATCTCCCTACGCGGGGGGCCAAGTATGGGGAAGCGATTTTCTTCCCGGCTCCCACCAGGGTACACTGGTGGTTCCCGGTGCAGAGCCGGTAGCGAATATTAAAAGACGCACCCTTTCGGCTCCTCTGCAGGAAATGGAGCTCCGGCTTCTGGCACAGATGAATCAGCGCCATCTCGATTCACATCCGAAGGATCCTCTATTGGAGGCTCGCATGAGAAGCTTCGAGACAGCTTTTGGAATGCAGTCGGAAATGCCGGAAGTGTTCGATTTCAGTAAAGAGAGCGATGCCACCTTGAAACTCTATGGACTGGAGCGTGGCAGCACGAAAGGCTTTGCCTGGCAGTGCCTTACCGCCCGCCGACTCATTGAAAGAGGGGTTCGCTTCGTAGAGCTCATCGATGTGGGTTCCTCCAACAATTGGGATGCTCACGGCGATATGATGACGCATGTCCCTTTGGCAAAGAATGTCGATGGGGCGATTGCAGGCCTTCTCAAAGATCTTAAACAGCGCGGCCTGTTACAGGATACGCTGGTTGTCTGGACGACCGAATTTGGCCGCACTCCTTTTAATTCCGCGGCCGATGCCAAAGGACGGGAGCACCATCATTGGGTTTTCTCTTCCTGGTTGGCCGGAGCAGGCGTTAAACCGGGAATCACTTTCGGCGAATCGGACGAGTACGGTATTAACGTGGCTAAAGATCCCGTTCACGTTCACGATTTCCATGCCACAATTCTGCACTTGATGGGGCTCGATCACGAGAAATTGACCTATCGAAACTCTGGTAGGGATTATCGGCTAACCGATATCCACGGCCGGGTAGTGAAGGAGATCCTGGCATGA
- a CDS encoding DUF1553 domain-containing protein, with amino-acid sequence MTYGVVEGTPHNVAIQLRGEPDKPGEMVPRSLIRSLGGNALPPNIVGSGRLELANWLTRADNPLTARVIVNRIWQHHFGRGLVKTPNDFGVRGLPPTHPELLDHLASHFMKNGWSIKEMHRLIMLSSAYQQSSIPDSSESSTRKNLDISDLYISFPRRRMSAEEIRDSILAVSGELDRTPAKEHPFPSPAQWGYSQHSPFSAVYEHDKRSIYLMTQRLKRHPFLALFDGADPNATTADRQTTTVPTQSLFFLNDPFVHAKAQKWASRLQLSSPDPLRQIELAWIQAIGRTPSEQERSEALGFLNAYRTELKNAKLDNVEQRSLAAYLRTLLGSNEFLHVD; translated from the coding sequence ATGACTTACGGAGTTGTGGAAGGGACTCCCCATAACGTTGCCATTCAGTTGCGTGGCGAGCCCGACAAACCGGGAGAGATGGTTCCTCGCAGTCTTATCCGGTCGCTCGGCGGCAACGCACTTCCACCAAATATCGTGGGAAGCGGGCGATTAGAACTGGCGAATTGGCTCACCCGAGCCGATAACCCTTTAACTGCTCGGGTAATAGTGAATAGAATTTGGCAACACCATTTCGGTCGAGGACTCGTTAAAACTCCCAACGATTTCGGGGTTCGCGGCTTGCCACCGACGCATCCCGAATTGCTCGACCATTTGGCGAGTCACTTCATGAAAAACGGTTGGTCAATCAAGGAAATGCACCGTTTAATCATGCTGAGCTCCGCCTATCAACAATCATCAATTCCGGACTCTTCTGAATCCAGTACCAGAAAGAATCTCGATATCAGCGATCTTTATATCTCATTCCCGCGCCGACGCATGAGTGCCGAAGAGATTCGGGACTCGATTCTTGCCGTTAGCGGGGAATTGGACCGCACGCCTGCCAAAGAGCACCCATTCCCTTCCCCGGCGCAATGGGGCTATTCGCAGCATTCTCCATTTAGTGCTGTCTATGAGCACGATAAACGGAGCATTTATCTCATGACCCAGCGACTGAAGCGACATCCGTTCCTGGCGCTGTTTGATGGAGCCGACCCGAATGCGACCACGGCAGATCGGCAAACGACTACTGTACCTACACAATCGCTGTTTTTCCTGAACGATCCGTTCGTTCATGCGAAAGCTCAGAAATGGGCCAGTCGACTTCAATTGAGCTCTCCAGATCCATTGAGACAGATTGAACTCGCCTGGATACAAGCCATAGGCCGAACACCGAGCGAACAGGAAAGAAGCGAAGCACTCGGTTTCCTGAATGCGTATCGAACAGAATTGAAAAATGCCAAGCTGGACAACGTCGAGCAGCGATCCCTCGCGGCCTACTTGCGCACCCTGCTCGGCAGCAATGAATTTTTGCACGTGGACTAA
- a CDS encoding DUF1559 domain-containing protein has protein sequence MISRNKRRVPPAAFTLIELLVVIAIIAILIGLLLPAVQKVRESAARMKCQSNMRQFGLACHNYELTFGYLPTLYGSSNELSWTTPLLPFIEQGNLFSQYSATCTAQGGTLYNYAWHHQALNSVITTRLPVAECPSNPTSDVFTAICPSSSFSDTNNPVGGGWQFTAARVDYYALSGASATYFAILNHFDSSTPLAGSSDLSGILGPQQSYSATSQPKRYTLIGATDGLSNTILFSEMGGRPWMYVAGGNKLSFANFPSYAISASLNDPTNDIALSYGFGAWAQNNNFGAGIFSSDGMKQWNASTFPSSLGDACVINCSNFRGMYSFHTGGAQVCLGDGSVRFLTKNISLSTMAALLTARYGDIPGPLD, from the coding sequence ATGATTTCCAGAAATAAGCGACGAGTACCACCGGCGGCTTTTACCCTCATCGAATTGCTGGTAGTGATCGCGATTATTGCCATTTTGATCGGTCTACTTCTCCCGGCGGTGCAAAAAGTTCGGGAGTCCGCCGCTCGCATGAAATGTCAGAGTAACATGCGGCAGTTTGGTTTGGCCTGCCACAACTATGAACTCACCTTCGGTTACCTGCCCACACTTTACGGCTCGTCGAATGAGCTGAGCTGGACGACCCCTCTCCTTCCATTCATTGAACAAGGCAATCTATTCAGTCAGTATTCGGCTACATGCACCGCGCAAGGTGGTACGCTCTACAACTATGCCTGGCACCATCAGGCCCTTAACAGCGTAATCACAACGCGTTTACCCGTAGCGGAATGCCCTTCCAACCCGACATCCGACGTTTTCACGGCCATTTGCCCGAGCTCCTCATTCTCGGATACCAACAACCCTGTCGGCGGTGGCTGGCAATTCACCGCGGCCCGCGTCGACTATTATGCACTATCGGGTGCTAGTGCCACCTACTTCGCCATTCTCAATCACTTCGACAGTTCGACACCGCTAGCCGGTAGCTCGGATTTGAGTGGCATTCTAGGACCTCAGCAATCCTATTCCGCAACCTCCCAACCCAAGCGTTACACACTAATCGGTGCAACCGATGGTCTCTCTAACACGATCCTTTTTTCCGAAATGGGGGGTCGGCCCTGGATGTATGTGGCCGGTGGCAACAAACTCAGCTTTGCGAACTTCCCCTCCTATGCCATCAGCGCCAGCCTGAATGACCCTACAAACGATATCGCTCTTTCGTACGGGTTTGGCGCCTGGGCTCAGAACAACAATTTCGGCGCGGGAATCTTCAGTTCTGATGGAATGAAACAGTGGAACGCATCAACTTTTCCTTCCTCTCTCGGAGACGCTTGCGTAATCAACTGCAGCAATTTCCGGGGGATGTATAGCTTCCATACGGGGGGAGCTCAAGTCTGTCTAGGAGATGGATCGGTGCGATTTCTCACGAAAAATATCTCGCTTTCTACCATGGCCGCATTATTAACCGCTCGCTACGGCGATATTCCCGGCCCTTTGGATTAA
- a CDS encoding sulfurtransferase, whose protein sequence is MKQIVAALVLVFTSTGVRAQIGVISPIEANKLIENPDPAKRPLVIDTRGGYKDYFRGHLPTAHHLNFDTLRGTDHGVPVQYLPDDLTRALLVRAGVNKNRMHLIYATGEELPNDEILSASMVAYVLEKYGVRNIQIVDGGLPEWKKQKLPVTQEYFGNPSGTLPETMNLGIALNIDDVLSRKGKKGVVLVDARPKNEYLGEDEIWLRKGHIPGAISFHWARLMEKDNTHKFKPFEQTKAALEAAGLTADKEILVYCGTSREGSLLRFYLKHVAKYPNVRLYEGSWKEYVSLKQYPAERTENKAQ, encoded by the coding sequence ATGAAACAGATCGTTGCTGCCTTAGTGCTAGTTTTCACCTCTACCGGGGTGCGGGCTCAGATTGGTGTGATATCGCCGATCGAAGCGAACAAGTTAATCGAAAATCCCGATCCAGCCAAACGACCATTGGTGATCGACACCCGAGGAGGCTACAAGGATTATTTCCGCGGACATCTTCCGACGGCACATCATCTCAACTTTGATACTCTTCGCGGCACCGATCACGGGGTTCCCGTTCAATATCTGCCGGATGATCTGACCAGGGCGCTTCTGGTGCGAGCAGGTGTGAATAAAAACCGGATGCACCTGATCTATGCCACGGGAGAAGAACTGCCGAACGATGAGATTCTGAGTGCGAGTATGGTGGCTTATGTACTGGAGAAATATGGTGTCCGAAACATCCAGATTGTAGATGGCGGACTCCCCGAATGGAAGAAACAGAAGCTACCCGTCACGCAGGAATACTTTGGGAATCCCAGTGGGACTTTACCTGAAACAATGAACCTGGGTATAGCCCTAAACATAGACGACGTGCTTTCGCGGAAGGGCAAGAAAGGCGTTGTACTGGTCGATGCCCGTCCAAAAAACGAGTATCTCGGAGAGGACGAGATCTGGCTTCGCAAAGGACACATCCCCGGGGCTATCAGTTTCCACTGGGCTCGCCTGATGGAAAAAGACAATACCCACAAATTCAAACCCTTCGAGCAAACCAAAGCCGCTCTCGAAGCGGCTGGCCTCACGGCTGACAAAGAAATTCTGGTATATTGTGGGACTTCGCGCGAAGGTAGTCTTTTGCGATTCTATCTGAAACACGTTGCCAAATATCCCAATGTCCGACTTTATGAAGGTTCCTGGAAAGAGTACGTTTCGCTGAAGCAATACCCAGCAGAACGAACTGAAAACAAAGCTCAATAA
- a CDS encoding inorganic phosphate transporter: MLVVLLFFSVGFVAFTNGANANFKGVASLYGSNTTTLRRALYWGTATTFAGSLAAAFLAEGMLKKFSGRGIVPDTLLASQTFLISVALGAALTSFLATKLGFPVSTTHALVGALLGAGLAGSGNEVSFLAVARNFFYPLFFSPAVAIVLGAVVYLLLKTLRLAPSQRTRTLDVLHYLSTGAASFARGLNDTPKMVALLLAVPGLVTDWAFMAVAVCIALGGLLDADRVAETLGKKVTDMDPGQGFAASLVTAGLVGTASSHSLPVSTTHVSVGSLIGIGIINRQAKWRKIFEILSAWLTTVPCGAALSGLIYCLASAF; the protein is encoded by the coding sequence GTGCTGGTAGTTCTGCTGTTTTTTTCGGTCGGATTTGTTGCTTTTACCAATGGGGCCAATGCCAATTTCAAGGGAGTGGCCTCACTTTACGGAAGTAATACCACAACTCTCCGACGGGCACTCTATTGGGGAACGGCCACCACCTTTGCCGGCTCACTGGCGGCCGCTTTTCTGGCCGAGGGCATGCTGAAGAAATTCAGCGGTCGGGGTATAGTTCCCGATACACTTCTCGCTTCCCAGACGTTTCTAATCTCCGTAGCGCTGGGCGCTGCTCTTACTAGTTTTCTAGCCACGAAGTTAGGCTTCCCGGTTTCTACGACCCATGCTCTAGTAGGGGCGTTGCTGGGAGCGGGACTGGCGGGTAGCGGTAACGAAGTCAGCTTTCTCGCGGTGGCGCGAAATTTTTTCTATCCGCTCTTTTTCAGTCCCGCTGTAGCCATTGTGTTAGGGGCAGTTGTTTACCTGCTTCTCAAAACTTTGAGGTTAGCGCCTTCCCAACGGACCCGGACGTTAGATGTACTGCATTATTTGAGTACCGGAGCTGCGAGTTTTGCCCGAGGGTTGAACGATACCCCGAAAATGGTCGCGTTATTGCTCGCAGTGCCTGGTTTGGTAACGGACTGGGCCTTCATGGCGGTCGCCGTCTGTATTGCCCTCGGTGGATTACTTGATGCCGATCGTGTTGCTGAAACGCTTGGCAAAAAAGTGACGGATATGGATCCCGGTCAAGGATTCGCCGCAAGTTTGGTTACTGCCGGGCTGGTCGGCACGGCGAGTTCCCACAGTCTTCCTGTGAGTACCACACATGTCAGCGTTGGCTCCTTGATCGGGATAGGTATTATCAATCGCCAGGCGAAATGGCGGAAGATCTTCGAGATTCTTTCGGCCTGGCTGACTACCGTACCCTGTGGAGCAGCTTTGAGCGGATTAATCTACTGTCTGGCGAGTGCCTTTTAA
- a CDS encoding DUF1328 domain-containing protein: protein MLRYAIGFFIVAIIAAIFGFGGIASGAEEIARILFFIFIVLLIFSLVFGRKRGI, encoded by the coding sequence ATGCTTCGTTACGCCATCGGTTTCTTTATTGTCGCAATCATTGCCGCTATTTTCGGTTTCGGAGGCATTGCCAGCGGAGCTGAAGAGATTGCCCGCATACTCTTTTTCATATTTATTGTCCTCCTGATCTTCTCCCTGGTGTTCGGCCGCAAACGAGGAATCTAG
- a CDS encoding MotA/TolQ/ExbB proton channel family protein gives MDKTVASITEVMSVISGALLIPVLLAVLICLAGVLVLSGTFLRDWAIRARHQRPLKNLVLACDEPQLELSDVWKQLQSARNPLIAALIRGLPTRPASADVLRKRLSDLESDTADVIAKLSFLTRVSPMLGLLGTLIPLGPALTGLSSGNVQQLSSNLVVAFAATVVGLVTSCISYGIGLVRRSWASRDLDNLEYILNRLYPEKPDHA, from the coding sequence ATGGATAAAACCGTTGCATCGATCACGGAGGTAATGTCCGTCATCTCCGGAGCCTTGCTCATACCCGTCTTACTAGCGGTTCTCATTTGTCTTGCCGGTGTGCTCGTTCTGTCTGGCACATTTTTAAGAGACTGGGCCATACGCGCTCGACACCAGCGGCCATTGAAAAACCTTGTTCTGGCCTGCGACGAACCGCAATTGGAACTCTCCGATGTATGGAAGCAACTCCAGTCGGCGCGAAATCCTTTAATCGCTGCTCTCATTCGAGGACTCCCGACACGACCCGCTTCCGCCGATGTTCTACGAAAGCGTCTCTCAGATCTCGAAAGCGACACGGCGGATGTCATCGCTAAACTCTCTTTTCTTACTCGCGTTAGTCCGATGTTGGGTTTGCTCGGAACACTCATTCCATTGGGTCCGGCTCTGACTGGCTTGAGCTCTGGTAATGTCCAACAGCTTTCTTCGAATTTAGTGGTCGCCTTCGCCGCCACCGTAGTGGGTTTGGTCACAAGTTGTATCTCCTATGGCATCGGCTTGGTTCGTCGTTCCTGGGCCAGTCGGGATCTAGACAATCTCGAGTACATTCTGAATCGACTCTATCCCGAGAAGCCCGACCATGCGTAA